The genomic window TCGGGTCCCGCGGACGACGATCTCCGCTCCCCCGGCGGAGATAGTAGCATTCTAGCCAATTTTTGAAAGATGAGAGAAAAATGGCATCTAAGCGCCATCGGAAGTCGTATAGACCTCGTCCCCACAGTCGTCTCAAGAGGCGCCCAAGCGCCAAGATTAATCGACACTCAGTAGCGAGGCAGAGGAGAACGGAGGCCGAGGACCACGAAGGTCTGGTTCAGATGACCGAATCTGCATTGGAGTTGCTAACTTAAATGGGATGATGTACCTATGCTCGACATGCCAGCTGACCATATAATCCCAGGCACTATCTTGTTCTGTGAATAACTTCGTCCACCATACATCCGCTCCTGAGTAATCTCTGACCAGGTTTTATGTCTTTCTCATTCACTGTCGCAGCCATGAGTGCAACCACCAAGGTCGAACAGCTCCTCGCTCAGTACCTCTCCCGATACGAGGCCGAGAACCCCCAATCGCAAAAGACCATCCAGGATGCATCACAGTATCTTCCTGGTGGAACAACCAGAGCGACCCTACACCAGGACCCCTTTCCTTTGGTTATTGCAAGCGGCCAAGGCGCCGAATTGACTTCGGTTGACGGCCGCAAGTATCTCGACTTCGTCTCCGAGTACTTTGCAGGGATCTACGGTCATTCAAACCCCAAAATCCTCGAGGCAATCCAAGAGACAGCCAAAAGCGGGTTGAGCTATGGCTCTCCCCATTcagccgaggccgagctggCCAAGTTGCTCGTGGATAGATTCCCCAGCGTCGACCGCATCAGATTCTGCAACTCAGCGTCTGAAGCCAACATATTCGCTGTGGCAGCCGTGCTCAACTTCACCCGCCGATCCAACGTCCTCGTCTTTGAGCACGGCTACCATGGTGGAGGCATGTCGTTCGCGTCTGTCGGGGACAAGAGCCCACTCAACGTCCCGCATGATTACGTGTTCGGAGTCTTCAACAACATTGAGAAGACGAAGGCAGTCCTCGAGGGTCCCGATAGCAGCAAAATCGGCGTGGTGATTGTCGAGCTGATGCAGGGCGCCGGAGGAGCGAACCTTGGCGACAAGGCATTCTTCGAGTACCTGCGTGAGGCTACCATAAACATTGGCGCCATACTCATCTTCGACGAAACTATTACCTCGAGGTTCGTGTACGGAGGCCTTCAAACCCACTTCGGCGTTACTCCGGATATGACCACGATGGGCAAGCACTTTGGGGGTGGCTTCAGCTTCGGAGCTTTTGGTGGTCGGGAAGACATCATGGCTCAGTTTGACCCTCATTCACCGAGCCACTTACACCACTCGGGAACCTTTAACAATAATGTTTTTAGTATGAAGGTGGGTGTCGTCGGCACAAAGTTATTGACGGACGAGAACCTCAAGAAGTTGAATGCTCTCGGTGACAAGCTTCGCGGGCGTCTCAATGGCATACTGGCTGCTAAGGACCCCTCCAGGAAGCTGGCTATCATTGCAGGCTTTGGAAGTATCCTAGGTGTGGGGTGGATTTCGCCCTCGGGACCCATTCATCGCGATCTGTT from Fusarium falciforme chromosome 2, complete sequence includes these protein-coding regions:
- a CDS encoding Beta-phenylalanine transaminase, with the translated sequence MSATTKVEQLLAQYLSRYEAENPQSQKTIQDASQYLPGGTTRATLHQDPFPLVIASGQGAELTSVDGRKYLDFVSEYFAGIYGHSNPKILEAIQETAKSGLSYGSPHSAEAELAKLLVDRFPSVDRIRFCNSASEANIFAVAAVLNFTRRSNVLVFEHGYHGGGMSFASVGDKSPLNVPHDYVFGVFNNIEKTKAVLEGPDSSKIGVVIVELMQGAGGANLGDKAFFEYLREATINIGAILIFDETITSRFVYGGLQTHFGVTPDMTTMGKHFGGGFSFGAFGGREDIMAQFDPHSPSHLHHSGTFNNNVFSMKVGVVGTKLLTDENLKKLNALGDKLRGRLNGILAAKDPSRKLAIIAGFGSILGVGWISPSGPIHRDLFYHFLLSKGIYIGHRGFLALNFAHDQDHIDRVADAFEEFLGLVSE